Proteins encoded within one genomic window of Neorhizobium galegae bv. orientalis str. HAMBI 540:
- a CDS encoding alcohol dehydrogenase encodes MRSWQVFEASEVLREVEEANPQPVGSEVVVSVSHCGLCHSDLTLWKGIFDMGDKKVSIDSIGMKRPLTLGHEILGTVTAIGPNATDVKVGDVRLVYPWLGCGECETCRAGQENLCMQGRPLGMRRPGGFGSHVVVPHSRYLIDTGDLDPALAATYACSGLTAYSAIRKATPVHPDEAIVVVGAGGLGLSGIVILKALGHHNIVVVDVSEEKLKIATDAGAHKTVLSTGDDVTKRIVDTVGRPVRTIIDFVNNSQTAAFCFPALARGGRIIMVGMFGGQLTIPTMRMAQGSLSLIGSITGSLQELRDLVELAKSGKLDAIPYEAIPKSSINDAMSRLSKGAVKGRIVLQEEPA; translated from the coding sequence ATGCGGTCATGGCAGGTATTTGAAGCATCGGAAGTGCTCCGGGAGGTCGAGGAGGCGAACCCGCAGCCGGTGGGCTCGGAGGTCGTCGTTTCGGTGTCTCATTGCGGGCTTTGCCATTCGGACCTGACCCTGTGGAAGGGCATTTTCGACATGGGCGACAAAAAAGTGTCGATCGACAGTATCGGGATGAAGCGCCCGCTCACCCTCGGCCATGAAATCCTCGGCACCGTCACCGCCATTGGCCCCAATGCGACGGACGTCAAGGTCGGCGATGTCAGGCTCGTTTATCCGTGGCTCGGTTGCGGCGAGTGCGAAACTTGCCGCGCCGGACAGGAGAACCTCTGCATGCAGGGCCGGCCGCTCGGCATGCGCAGGCCCGGCGGTTTCGGCAGCCATGTGGTGGTGCCGCATAGCCGCTACCTGATCGATACCGGCGACCTCGACCCGGCGCTTGCCGCCACCTATGCCTGCTCCGGCCTCACCGCCTATTCCGCCATCCGCAAGGCGACGCCGGTTCACCCAGACGAGGCGATCGTCGTGGTCGGCGCCGGTGGGCTCGGCCTCAGCGGCATCGTCATCCTCAAGGCGCTCGGACACCACAACATCGTGGTGGTCGACGTTTCCGAAGAGAAGCTGAAGATCGCCACGGATGCCGGCGCCCACAAAACCGTGCTTTCGACCGGCGACGACGTGACGAAGAGGATCGTCGATACGGTCGGCCGGCCGGTGCGCACCATCATCGATTTCGTCAACAACAGCCAGACGGCGGCCTTTTGTTTCCCGGCGCTGGCGCGCGGCGGCCGCATCATCATGGTCGGCATGTTCGGTGGCCAGCTCACCATCCCGACCATGCGCATGGCGCAGGGGAGCCTGAGCCTGATCGGCAGCATCACCGGCTCGCTGCAGGAATTGCGGGATCTGGTGGAACTCGCCAAAAGCGGAAAACTCGACGCCATTCCCTACGAAGCCATCCCG
- a CDS encoding MarR family winged helix-turn-helix transcriptional regulator, whose amino-acid sequence MSLEPSAPAERDGHAVLLDGVVGIRIRRLQSLFGSHWQNWFRARSLAVTPVQGGVLLLIRRYPGISQIALARRLRIEPPTLIQTLGPLIKHKLVERDRAADDGRVYELRLTKAGLEAAALVETSLPQHEADVLRFLSAEERQAFLELLDKAIAGAEAAIEAQENVEQQSPR is encoded by the coding sequence ATGAGTTTGGAGCCGAGTGCGCCGGCAGAGAGGGATGGCCATGCCGTCCTTCTCGACGGCGTCGTCGGCATCCGCATCCGCCGCCTGCAGTCGCTGTTCGGCAGCCACTGGCAGAACTGGTTCCGCGCCCGCTCGCTTGCGGTCACCCCGGTCCAGGGCGGCGTGCTGCTCTTGATCCGCCGTTACCCCGGCATCAGCCAGATCGCGCTCGCCAGGCGGTTGCGCATCGAACCGCCGACGCTGATCCAGACGCTCGGGCCGCTCATCAAACACAAACTCGTCGAACGCGACCGCGCCGCCGATGACGGCCGCGTCTATGAACTGCGGCTCACCAAGGCGGGGCTCGAAGCCGCCGCACTGGTGGAAACCTCGCTGCCGCAGCACGAGGCAGATGTGCTGCGGTTTCTGTCTGCAGAGGAGCGGCAGGCATTTCTGGAACTGCTCGACAAGGCGATTGCAGGCGCTGAGGCGGCGATCGAGGCGCAGGAAAACGTGGAGCAGCAGTCTCCGCGCTAA
- a CDS encoding fumarylacetoacetate hydrolase family protein, protein MRFCRYDDNRLGVVVGDQVKDVTSVLDRLPNYRYPFPYGDQFMAHFADLRPVMEEMAKTAPSKLLSEVALLSPIANPGKIVGAPVNYRLHLDEVLDSDQLHHGMKIKPIAEAGVFLKAVSSLVGPSEGVVVDWADRRTDHEIELAVIIGKKGFRVSEADALDYVAGYAICYDITIRGPEERSYRKSLDTFSVLGPYVVTADEIPNPNNLDFELTIGGESRQKSNTSMLIFNVQKLIEFASKAYTLYPGDIIMTGTPEGVAPIAPGDVLHGTFEGIGSMDVKVYGNWDKT, encoded by the coding sequence ATGCGTTTTTGTCGCTATGACGATAATCGTCTCGGCGTGGTCGTCGGCGATCAAGTGAAGGATGTCACCAGCGTCCTCGATCGCCTGCCGAACTACCGTTACCCCTTCCCCTATGGCGACCAGTTCATGGCCCATTTCGCGGACCTACGCCCCGTCATGGAGGAGATGGCGAAGACCGCGCCGTCGAAGCTGCTGTCCGAGGTCGCGCTGCTGAGCCCGATCGCCAATCCGGGCAAGATCGTCGGCGCCCCGGTCAACTACCGGCTCCATCTCGACGAAGTGCTCGACAGCGACCAGCTGCATCACGGTATGAAGATCAAGCCGATCGCCGAGGCGGGCGTGTTCCTGAAGGCGGTGAGCTCGCTGGTCGGTCCGTCGGAAGGCGTCGTGGTCGATTGGGCGGACCGCCGCACCGACCACGAGATCGAGCTTGCCGTCATCATCGGCAAAAAAGGTTTTCGCGTGTCGGAAGCCGATGCGCTGGATTACGTCGCCGGTTACGCGATCTGTTACGACATCACCATCCGCGGCCCGGAAGAGCGCAGCTACCGCAAGTCGCTCGACACGTTCAGCGTGCTCGGACCTTATGTGGTCACCGCAGACGAGATCCCGAACCCTAACAATCTCGATTTCGAACTGACGATCGGTGGCGAGAGCCGGCAGAAATCGAACACCAGCATGCTGATCTTCAATGTCCAGAAGCTGATCGAATTCGCCAGCAAGGCCTACACGCTTTATCCCGGCGACATCATCATGACCGGCACGCCGGAAGGCGTCGCCCCGATCGCTCCCGGCGACGTGCTGCACGGCACGTTCGAAGGCATCGGTTCGATGGACGTGAAGGTCTACGGCAATTGGGACAAGACATGA